The genomic region TGATATGATCaccttttcttcaaatattttccaaCCAACTTCttagtttttgatgaaaattggtGAGTGGATATCGTCTGCTCAATTCTGATCTTATCTCTGTGAATACAGAAGATGTATATTTGGTTTGACCATGTGTTGAGTTGGTGAACCAGCACTAGGTTTTCTCCACACTTGGGAAGTCACCTGAAGTAGCTTACAATGAGGTTTATTGGCATGATAGCTCAATCTTTGGACAGAGGAAGAGGCCACTGCTTGCCGCACATATTTCTCATTAGGTCTTTTGCTTACTATGGCATCTGCACCAGGTACAAGGATGCTGGTTTAATGTCCGATTCGAAGGACAAACTTTTCAATCAACTTTCATGTTTTCTTTAATTCAATCGCACGAAGTTCCTTTTTCTTATATGTTTACCTTTGTCTAGTAGTTCTTTAGCTATGACCGCTGTTGTCCTTGGCGAGACTGTGCTGTCACCCATTTGCATGGGGCCTCCTGGGACACGGTGCAATCCCATATCTGAGCCTGGCATCAGGATGACTCCCGGCACCAGCTGACGTCCGACAGTATGGTCCTGGTCGACAAATGTCACCTTCTTGTTCAGTTCATTTGGCTGGTTAAGAAGAGATATATAATTAAAATGGagtaaatttcattcataagTCGCAAAGTTAAAATGGtgaacatttcaatttttttcagaaatatacGAAAATTGGGAAAAATAAAGCAGTGTGATTATTAATTGGTTTACAGAAGCACAGCTGTGACTGAGAGATCAAACTGTCTGTATTGAAACTGTGTCACGACTTACAGAAGTGATGCCCCCGTTGACTCCCGTCTTCAGAGCCGGTTTATCAGGCTGTGGTGACGGCTTACTGTATCCAAGCAGCTGTAACATGGCCTCGGCAGCTGCACGCTTGGCAAACCTCTTATTTGGACCAACTCCTTCTGCAATGCTCGACCCGACTTGAACCTGCAGATGAAGAACCATAATTTGTCACGAGTTGAATTAAAATCACATCATTTTTAACTTGACCTTATCCGAGCAGACGATTACAAGTTACCACATTTCTCTCAATACAATGTTGTGGGTGCGGAAATGAGAAGTAAGAATTATCATTTGAcctgtctgaaaaaaatttctttcattctttcCGAAAATCTTGTGGGTTTATCAGCTGCCCCCTTCCCCTCCCTCTCCCGAGCTGTGGTAAAATCATTGAGCTCAATAACAACAACTCCACCACTAACCTGCATAACGAACTCCCTTCTCCTCGGCTGCCCTCGCTCTTCAGCCAGCGTATAAATCGGATCCTTCTCCTTCTTCGCTTGCTGGATCTGTATCAGTCGACTAATCGGATTAATCCCGAGACCGTAATCTGGACACGCCTTTTGCATCTTGATCAAATTACGGTTCTTCTTCTTGTTGACTGGATTCTTCGGTTTGACCTTGACACTTGTGGCAACCATGCTGGGTAATGGTGCTAATTTGCGTAATTCGTCCAACATGGCTTTTGCAGCGCGTTTCTTTGAGATTTTCTTGCCGTTGCCTTCACCCTTCGTCTCGGCGATGTCCCCAACCGTGCAACGGGTGACGTAGGAACGCATGTGCGGTTGGCCCGACTCACTGATCACCTGTGAAAGAAAGGAAAGAGGAGTTGAAAAGAAGTGGTCAAAATGTCGGAGACCAATACATGATGTAACACTGTAAACCTGAATGAAAGAAAATTGTAGCAAAACTCGTTCTTATGGACACAAACTACTGTGGCACTTACCTCAAAATCGACTGGTACGCCTCTCTTGATTCCTATCTCGTGCACAAGACTGATCTCTGACTTGAGATCGTCAGGATGGTTCTCAGCTTCTCCACCATCCGCAACTGAAACAAGCAAGACAATCACATAGAAATACTCAAGAATTCTCTTCCCCACATCATGTGTAACAGAGATTCTCTTATCCTAAGACAGGGATTATACAAGTAAAATACAAACACAAAAGTGCTGACTTACCTTCAATGGGCTTAGCTGTATCTTGATTGGGTAGAGGGAGGTTACCGAGAACTTTGAGAGCTTTCTCGGCAGCACAGTGCCTTGCTGCCTGGCGGCTATGGCCCTCCCCAATGAACTCACGCTGCCCAACTTTCAGGGAGACGTAGAAGATCTTCGGCACCCGAGGGTAGTGGTATCTGAAGTTACACAACGATAGAAGCTTTTATTGAAGTGTGTTCAACTGGGCAGCCAGTCCCACTCATCCCACAGGCAAGCTGCCCAGAACCCAGCGGTCTATCTATGACTATCTGCCATATAGGAATCCAAGACAGGTCGTAGGAGGCAATGGACTTGTCAGCTATAGGTCTCACTCCCGCTTTACCTGTGTTTCCCACTAGTGCCAATGAATGCCTACCTCTGATTGTACATGCCCCGGTAGTCATAATTAGCTTGTGGATAGAAATGAGGCCTCTGTGGCTCTATAGGTGCGTAAATCGGACGCTCACATCTCTTCATAGC from Lineus longissimus chromosome 19, tnLinLong1.2, whole genome shotgun sequence harbors:
- the LOC135503044 gene encoding double-stranded RNA-binding protein Staufen homolog 2-like isoform X1 — encoded protein: MSHIRGGGMTQGQQQQQQHGGNKGMVVGAVVYNPNPQMAPATVSPVLKPGGAAGLSGMMAGKIDNQPSFNGNATAPSADHESGDGSLLANTKEKTPMCLINELARYNKIQHQYTLVDEQGPAHKKIFFVKLKLGEEEYSAKGPSIKKAQHSAAGIALEKTQFKHPPPRPRKIMPVHGGGYRYLYSEREGASMIHDSAEYKQADTYSDMDNNITPTVRLNALAMKRCERPIYAPIEPQRPHFYPQANYDYRGMYNQRYHYPRVPKIFYVSLKVGQREFIGEGHSRQAARHCAAEKALKVLGNLPLPNQDTAKPIEVADGGEAENHPDDLKSEISLVHEIGIKRGVPVDFEVISESGQPHMRSYVTRCTVGDIAETKGEGNGKKISKKRAAKAMLDELRKLAPLPSMVATSVKVKPKNPVNKKKNRNLIKMQKACPDYGLGINPISRLIQIQQAKKEKDPIYTLAEERGQPRRREFVMQVQVGSSIAEGVGPNKRFAKRAAAEAMLQLLGYSKPSPQPDKPALKTGVNGGITSPNELNKKVTFVDQDHTVGRQLVPGVILMPGSDMGLHRVPGGPMQMGDSTVSPRTTAVIAKELLDKGASPTAEAMRKAGARPPAQHVVEPSMQLHYLAEVLGFQVQFTDFPKGNNKNEFLSLVSLSTNPPQVSHGAGVTIEASHDAAALTALRSLAEMGIDSVTDVKCMKKDLAAGDAPHQKKGDKANDKKGLVGK
- the LOC135503044 gene encoding double-stranded RNA-binding protein Staufen homolog 2-like isoform X2, giving the protein MSHIRGGGMTQGQQQQQQHGGNKGMVVGAVVYNPNPQMAPATVSPVLKPGGAAGLSGMMAGKIDNQPSFNGNATAPSADHESGDGSLLANTKEKTPMCLINELARYNKIQHQYTLVDEQGPAHKKIFFVKLKLGEEEYSAKGPSIKKAQHSAAGIALEKTQFKHPPPRPRKIMPVHGGGYRYLYSEREGASMIHDSAEYKQADTYSDMDNNITPTVRLNALAMKRCERPIYAPIEPQRPHFYPQANYDYRGMYNQRYHYPRVPKIFYVSLKVGQREFIGEGHSRQAARHCAAEKALKVLGNLPLPNQDTAKPIEVADGGEAENHPDDLKSEISLVHEIGIKRGVPVDFEVISESGQPHMRSYVTRCTVGDIAETKGEGNGKKISKKRAAKAMLDELRKLAPLPSMVATSVKVKPKNPVNKKKNRNLIKMQKACPDYGLGINPISRLIQIQQAKKEKDPIYTLAEERGQPRRREFVMQVQVGSSIAEGVGPNKRFAKRAAAEAMLQLLGYSKPSPQPDKPALKTGVNGGITSPNELNKKVTFVDQDHTVGRQLVPGVILMPGSDMGLHRVPGGPMQMGDSTVSPRTTAVIAKELLDKGASPTAEAMRKAGARPPAQHVVEPSMQLHYLAEVLGFQVQFTDFPKGNNKNEFLSLVSLSTNPPQVSHGAGVTIEASHDAAALTALRSLAEMGIDSVTDVKCMKKDLAAGDAFWWDEKADVHADD